A DNA window from Allokutzneria albata contains the following coding sequences:
- a CDS encoding alpha/beta fold hydrolase, protein MGDEELVRVDGVDLCVETLGDRADPAVLLIAGAACSMDWWADGFCRRLADAGRFVIRYDHRDTGRSTTDEPGHPSYTEEALTNDPLGLLDALRVRRAHVVGLSSGGGIAQELAVRCPERIASLTVMSTTFYAPGGPELPPMVPGLRAVFDAPPAPPDWSDRSAVIDYLVADWLPYSGPAGATEAELRELAGRVVDRSVTVASSGNHWLLTGGSTPPEHSLGTLTVPALVIHGTADPMFPFPHGEALAAAIPGATLLPLAGVGHEMPPPATWDAVVPAIVEVTSAA, encoded by the coding sequence ATGGGCGACGAGGAACTGGTGCGGGTCGACGGGGTGGATCTGTGCGTCGAGACGTTAGGCGACCGGGCCGATCCGGCGGTGCTGCTGATCGCGGGGGCGGCGTGCTCGATGGACTGGTGGGCGGACGGGTTCTGCCGCCGCCTCGCTGATGCCGGGCGGTTCGTCATCCGCTACGACCACCGCGACACCGGCCGCTCGACCACGGACGAGCCGGGGCATCCGTCCTACACCGAGGAAGCCCTGACCAACGACCCGCTCGGCCTGCTCGACGCATTGCGGGTGCGCCGCGCGCACGTGGTCGGGCTGTCCTCGGGCGGCGGCATCGCCCAGGAGCTCGCGGTGCGCTGTCCTGAACGGATCGCCTCGCTCACCGTCATGTCCACGACGTTCTACGCGCCCGGCGGGCCGGAGCTGCCGCCGATGGTGCCCGGGCTGCGAGCCGTCTTCGACGCCCCGCCCGCGCCACCGGACTGGTCCGATCGCAGCGCGGTGATCGACTACCTCGTCGCGGACTGGCTGCCGTACTCCGGCCCGGCCGGTGCCACCGAGGCTGAGCTGCGCGAGCTGGCCGGGCGAGTCGTCGACCGCTCCGTCACCGTCGCGTCGAGCGGCAACCACTGGCTCCTGACCGGTGGGAGCACGCCTCCGGAGCACTCGCTCGGCACGCTCACCGTTCCGGCGCTGGTGATCCACGGGACGGCCGACCCGATGTTCCCGTTCCCGCACGGCGAGGCGTTGGCCGCGGCGATCCCGGGCGCGACCTTGCTCCCGCTGGCCGGAGTCGGGCACGAGATGCCTCCACCGGCGACGTGGGACGCGGTCGTCCCGGCGATCGTCGAGGTCACCTCCGCCGCATGA
- a CDS encoding DUF6098 family protein — protein sequence MLRTLDELVALVERSDAELYVRWSKGPDADAAQRSRDALTGIELPGLSANPLRVESWWGDRPLRLWLARRLYDYRHLRDRRGPGVHAWVLEGEERGRGPDNEPLVRCRRAVAWIADEVHEVCTRMVEEQDSAEWGPLDRGGFR from the coding sequence GTGCTCAGGACGCTCGACGAGCTGGTCGCGCTCGTCGAGCGTTCCGACGCGGAGCTGTACGTCCGCTGGTCGAAAGGCCCCGACGCCGACGCCGCCCAACGCAGCCGCGACGCCCTGACCGGGATCGAGCTGCCCGGCCTGTCCGCCAACCCCCTCCGCGTCGAATCGTGGTGGGGAGATCGGCCACTGCGCCTGTGGCTGGCCCGGCGGCTCTACGACTACCGGCACCTGCGAGACCGGCGAGGACCGGGTGTGCACGCGTGGGTGCTCGAAGGTGAGGAACGCGGGCGTGGGCCGGACAACGAGCCTCTTGTGCGTTGTCGGCGGGCTGTTGCTTGGATTGCTGACGAGGTGCATGAGGTTTGCACTCGGATGGTGGAGGAGCAGGATTCCGCGGAATGGGGGCCGTTGGATCGGGGTGGTTTTCGGTGA
- a CDS encoding nuclear transport factor 2 family protein has translation MSTPHHDLYKRYLWATLSQDADAVAGFFTADGVLEAPLVPPGSAFPTCMQGRDEIRDQLTAYYRRPADTERQVDVPNSRYEVHATADPDVFIVEIDTAFTSASGPSTMSLVQIFRLRDGKIALLRDYFAPDAVAR, from the coding sequence ATGTCCACGCCTCACCACGACCTGTACAAGCGCTACCTCTGGGCCACGCTCAGCCAGGACGCCGATGCGGTGGCCGGATTCTTCACCGCTGACGGCGTGCTCGAGGCACCCCTGGTACCGCCGGGAAGCGCCTTTCCGACGTGTATGCAAGGCCGCGACGAGATCCGGGACCAGCTCACCGCGTACTACCGTCGTCCCGCCGACACCGAACGCCAGGTCGACGTCCCGAACTCCCGGTACGAGGTGCACGCCACTGCGGATCCCGACGTGTTCATCGTCGAGATCGACACGGCGTTCACGTCCGCGAGCGGCCCGTCCACCATGTCGCTCGTGCAGATCTTCCGGCTCCGCGACGGCAAGATCGCCCTCCTGCGCGACTACTTCGCGCCGGACGCCGTGGCTCGCTGA
- a CDS encoding outer membrane protein assembly factor BamB family protein, translating into MSSLKYSCGLAALALAVSACGTPALPEAAKSSEAAPTSTVPPAKTADPPTVFDTAAAVPLPRSMAQTNIGGGVTSKYTTLNKRTAYTVTPVELNAVDVLTGEQKWVARLDGVPADPNFRAGPFVTNAGPRPPAVDNRGSLVVAAMPTSEPGKGTTPGYQSLAVIAVDAESGTKRWESRVRVPDSIGSTGGSGAITKVVAVTETAVVATYRKGEAMTVVLDAATGRTLWERPEYEAGSVHGDVVVGADSNVAENKSMIQATALALSDGAQRWVGAARSSAVTVVPAGPAMVVIDSTNYGSGDPALLFLDPATGAERGKLTHKGGFGPSAYGKCDYDQQSVVVCLANGRLAGYDASTGKELWALPDKTTNRIAPTMTIVWHGALYGRTTNGPVVLDAKTGADRSAEPGIAPHWVSEYVGIGVNSDGVPQAYPVKQ; encoded by the coding sequence TTGTCGTCACTGAAGTACTCCTGCGGCCTGGCCGCACTGGCACTGGCCGTGAGCGCGTGCGGAACACCGGCGCTTCCGGAGGCCGCGAAGTCCAGCGAGGCCGCGCCGACGAGCACGGTCCCCCCGGCGAAGACCGCCGATCCGCCCACGGTCTTCGACACGGCCGCCGCGGTCCCGTTGCCGCGCTCGATGGCGCAGACGAACATCGGCGGTGGTGTCACCTCGAAGTACACCACCCTGAACAAGCGGACCGCCTACACGGTGACCCCGGTCGAGCTGAACGCGGTCGACGTCCTCACCGGCGAGCAGAAGTGGGTCGCCCGGCTCGACGGTGTGCCCGCCGACCCGAACTTCCGTGCGGGACCGTTCGTCACGAATGCCGGTCCGCGCCCGCCGGCGGTGGACAACCGGGGCAGCCTCGTCGTCGCGGCGATGCCGACTTCGGAACCCGGTAAGGGAACCACGCCCGGATACCAGTCGCTCGCCGTCATCGCCGTCGACGCCGAGAGCGGGACCAAGCGCTGGGAGTCGAGGGTCCGCGTTCCCGACTCCATCGGCAGCACGGGCGGATCCGGGGCGATCACCAAGGTCGTCGCCGTCACCGAGACCGCGGTGGTGGCCACCTACCGCAAGGGCGAGGCGATGACCGTCGTCCTCGACGCCGCCACCGGGCGCACGTTGTGGGAGCGGCCGGAGTACGAGGCGGGCAGCGTGCACGGCGACGTGGTCGTCGGCGCGGACTCCAATGTCGCTGAGAACAAGTCCATGATCCAGGCCACGGCGCTGGCGCTGAGCGACGGGGCGCAGCGCTGGGTCGGCGCGGCCCGGTCGAGCGCCGTCACCGTGGTGCCCGCCGGTCCCGCCATGGTCGTCATCGACTCCACCAACTACGGCAGCGGTGACCCCGCGCTGCTGTTCCTCGATCCCGCCACCGGCGCGGAGCGGGGAAAGCTCACGCACAAGGGCGGATTCGGCCCGTCCGCGTACGGGAAGTGCGACTACGACCAGCAGTCTGTCGTGGTCTGCCTGGCCAACGGCCGTCTTGCCGGGTACGACGCCAGCACTGGCAAGGAGCTGTGGGCGTTGCCCGACAAGACCACCAACCGCATCGCGCCCACGATGACCATCGTGTGGCACGGCGCGCTCTACGGCAGGACCACCAACGGCCCCGTCGTGCTCGACGCCAAGACCGGTGCCGACCGCAGCGCCGAACCCGGCATCGCGCCGCACTGGGTCAGCGAGTACGTCGGGATCGGGGTCAACTCCGACGGTGTCCCCCAGGCTTACCCGGTCAAGCAATAG
- a CDS encoding phosphotransferase → MPRVPKAYRGGPLALLDASTRQAIEQLHGIPEEGVDCDAVAEVWDEALRTPGWDERPVWLHGDLMPGNLLVES, encoded by the coding sequence ATGCCGAGGGTGCCGAAGGCTTACCGGGGTGGGCCGCTGGCCCTGCTGGACGCGTCGACGCGGCAGGCGATCGAGCAGCTGCACGGAATCCCGGAGGAGGGCGTCGACTGCGATGCGGTGGCCGAGGTGTGGGACGAAGCGCTGCGAACACCGGGTTGGGACGAAAGGCCGGTGTGGCTGCACGGTGACTTGATGCCGGGAAACCTGCTGGTGGAATCGTGA
- a CDS encoding alpha/beta hydrolase, with translation MPTHKLPPLLGAGTASEGFQETADLMQRVPGSSAIRYDGHGHALYITMGNKCVIDHAHRYFIDLKQPPADTVCRP, from the coding sequence TTGCCCACGCACAAGCTGCCGCCTCTGCTCGGTGCGGGCACGGCCAGCGAAGGCTTCCAGGAGACCGCCGACCTCATGCAGCGCGTCCCCGGCTCCTCCGCGATCCGGTACGACGGCCACGGGCACGCCTTGTACATCACCATGGGCAACAAGTGCGTGATCGACCACGCCCACCGGTACTTCATCGACTTGAAGCAACCCCCGGCCGACACCGTGTGCCGCCCGTAG
- a CDS encoding MBL fold metallo-hydrolase, giving the protein MHTMTFGDVSLTRVMEWHGPIMPPSAFVPDSSPGDWTEFAPDHWIAETDQVHCALQTWVLRSGGRTILVDTGVGNHKQRPQMAAFHQLNTPFLDNLAAAGVRPEEVDVVINTHIHADHVGWNTRLEGDEWVPTFPNATYLVPQRDFTHFHGNDLFEDSVRPVHDAGLVQLWDESYVIDENLRLDLAAGHTPGSSVLRLDSGGERAVFVGDLLHTVVQLIEPDFNSCFCEDAEQARASRRSVLEWAADTNSLVLPAHLAGHGAAEVRRDGSRFAIKEWAPFDRIRP; this is encoded by the coding sequence ATGCACACGATGACTTTCGGCGATGTCAGCCTGACGCGGGTCATGGAGTGGCACGGGCCGATCATGCCGCCGAGCGCGTTCGTCCCGGACAGCTCGCCCGGCGACTGGACGGAGTTCGCGCCGGACCACTGGATCGCGGAGACCGACCAGGTGCACTGCGCCCTGCAGACCTGGGTCCTCCGCAGCGGCGGGCGAACGATCCTGGTCGACACCGGCGTGGGCAACCACAAGCAACGCCCGCAGATGGCTGCGTTCCACCAGCTCAACACGCCGTTCCTGGACAACCTCGCCGCGGCGGGAGTCCGTCCGGAGGAGGTGGATGTGGTGATCAACACGCACATCCACGCCGATCACGTCGGGTGGAACACGCGGCTGGAGGGCGACGAGTGGGTCCCGACCTTCCCGAACGCCACTTACCTCGTGCCGCAACGGGATTTCACTCACTTCCACGGCAACGACCTCTTCGAGGACAGCGTCCGGCCGGTCCACGACGCCGGGCTCGTGCAGCTCTGGGACGAGTCGTACGTGATCGACGAGAACCTGCGGCTGGACCTCGCGGCCGGGCACACCCCCGGCTCCTCCGTGCTCCGTCTGGACTCCGGCGGTGAGCGAGCGGTGTTCGTCGGGGATCTGCTGCACACGGTTGTTCAGCTCATAGAGCCGGACTTCAACAGCTGCTTCTGCGAGGACGCCGAGCAGGCACGGGCCAGCAGGCGCAGCGTCCTGGAGTGGGCGGCGGACACGAACTCCCTTGTCCTGCCCGCACACTTGGCCGGTCACGGCGCAGCAGAGGTCCGCCGCGACGGCAGCAGGTTCGCCATCAAGGAATGGGCCCCGTTCGACAGGATCAGACCATGA
- a CDS encoding SMI1/KNR4 family protein: MAGFDAAKARFWDDEFAEPPATEERIRTAERELGVTLPEELTELLRLHDGGGVADHCNAFPVAERTSWSDDHIPFECVMGVGEDESRLSMLDPGELPPATDFRSFVEGLTAESAYHGDDE; encoded by the coding sequence GTGGCAGGTTTCGACGCCGCCAAGGCCAGGTTCTGGGATGACGAGTTCGCCGAACCGCCCGCGACGGAAGAGCGCATCAGGACAGCCGAGCGCGAGCTGGGGGTCACCCTCCCCGAGGAGCTGACCGAGCTGTTGCGGCTGCACGACGGTGGAGGCGTTGCCGATCACTGCAACGCCTTCCCCGTCGCCGAGCGCACGAGCTGGAGCGATGACCACATCCCCTTCGAGTGCGTGATGGGCGTCGGTGAGGACGAGTCCCGGCTCTCGATGCTGGACCCCGGGGAACTACCGCCGGCCACCGACTTCCGGTCCTTCGTCGAAGGGCTCACCGCGGAGTCGGCCTACCACGGCGACGACGAGTGA
- the murJ gene encoding murein biosynthesis integral membrane protein MurJ — MTTVDKRRGTLARTSGAIAVATLASRVTGFLRNAAVVWVLGLEVLGNAYTAANTLPNQVYELLIGGVLTSVLVPVLVRAHHDDADHGEAYTQRLLTLATTALLAITALAVVAAPLLIDVVVDNSTGKANPALATALAYLLLPQILFYGLSALLTAVLNTRGVFGPAAWAPVLNNVVLLATLATYALLPGKPLLSPARMSDPHLLVLGIGSTLGVVVQAIILVPALRRSGFRWHWRWGWDRRFGSFGALAAWTVAYALLAQVGVVAVSNVTTAHGGLLIYTTVWLLVQLPYGIIGFSLITAILPRMSRASAGQNTTAVIRDLSLATRLCAVVMLPSSALLTVLGPPLGIAVFSYGNGVSEAGRLGIALAFAAFGVLPYALTLIQLRVFYAMNDARTPTLIMLIMTALKVPLTYLTPHLLPSEHVIYGVVVANSLTFVIGWAIGQLWLRVRLGPLRGRQLLGTFAKSLLASLTAAGAALVVSTAMPSAWASLAVGGLVGATAALGVLFLLRTKELQVVMRRR; from the coding sequence GTGACCACTGTGGACAAGCGGCGGGGCACGCTGGCCAGGACCAGTGGTGCCATCGCCGTCGCGACGCTGGCCAGCCGGGTCACCGGGTTCCTCAGGAACGCCGCGGTCGTGTGGGTGCTGGGCTTGGAAGTGCTCGGCAACGCCTACACCGCGGCGAACACCTTGCCCAACCAGGTCTACGAGTTGCTCATCGGTGGTGTGCTGACCAGCGTGCTGGTCCCGGTGCTGGTGCGGGCTCACCACGACGACGCCGACCACGGCGAGGCGTACACCCAGCGGCTGCTGACCCTTGCCACCACCGCGCTGCTCGCGATCACGGCTCTCGCCGTGGTGGCCGCGCCACTGCTGATCGACGTGGTGGTCGACAACTCCACCGGCAAGGCCAATCCGGCCCTGGCCACCGCACTGGCCTATCTGCTGCTGCCGCAGATCCTCTTCTACGGACTCAGCGCGCTGCTGACCGCCGTGCTCAACACTCGCGGTGTCTTCGGCCCTGCCGCCTGGGCACCGGTGCTGAACAACGTGGTCCTGCTGGCCACCCTCGCCACCTACGCCCTGCTCCCCGGCAAACCCCTTCTCAGCCCCGCCCGGATGTCCGACCCGCACCTGCTGGTCCTCGGGATCGGCAGCACGCTCGGCGTCGTCGTGCAGGCGATCATCCTGGTCCCCGCCCTGCGGCGCTCCGGCTTCCGCTGGCACTGGCGCTGGGGTTGGGACCGCCGCTTCGGCAGCTTCGGCGCCCTCGCGGCGTGGACGGTGGCCTACGCCCTGCTGGCCCAGGTCGGGGTGGTCGCGGTCAGCAACGTCACCACCGCCCACGGTGGGCTGCTGATCTACACCACGGTCTGGCTGCTGGTCCAGCTCCCCTACGGCATCATCGGGTTCTCGCTGATCACCGCGATCCTGCCGCGGATGAGCCGCGCCTCGGCGGGCCAGAACACCACCGCCGTCATCAGGGACCTCTCGCTGGCCACCCGGCTGTGCGCGGTGGTGATGCTGCCGTCGAGCGCGCTGCTGACCGTGCTCGGCCCTCCGCTGGGCATCGCGGTCTTCTCCTACGGCAACGGCGTTTCCGAGGCCGGGCGCCTCGGGATCGCACTGGCCTTCGCCGCCTTCGGTGTGCTGCCCTACGCGCTCACCCTGATCCAGTTGCGCGTCTTCTACGCGATGAACGACGCCCGCACGCCCACCCTGATCATGCTGATCATGACCGCGCTGAAGGTCCCCCTGACGTATCTCACGCCCCACCTGCTGCCCTCCGAGCACGTGATCTACGGCGTGGTCGTCGCGAACTCGCTCACCTTCGTCATCGGCTGGGCGATCGGGCAGCTCTGGCTCCGCGTCAGGCTCGGGCCCCTCCGCGGACGGCAACTCCTCGGCACCTTCGCCAAGTCTCTGCTCGCCTCGCTGACAGCTGCCGGTGCCGCACTCGTCGTCAGCACCGCGATGCCTTCGGCATGGGCCTCACTGGCCGTTGGCGGGCTCGTCGGAGCCACTGCGGCCCTGGGCGTCCTGTTCCTGCTCAGAACCAAGGAACTCCAGGTCGTCATGCGGCGGAGGTGA
- a CDS encoding SRPBCC family protein, protein MDIPPIRRRAWIATSPANAYDLVADVSRMAEWSPNVVKVAYADNVGPRVGAVFTGVNKVGDRVWESTSRVLTAEPGKEFSWEVGDGVVRWTYSFHANTVVTVDWQVLKLLPAFGSTEEELRRFRRFTAKGIEDTLIALAEAQCTR, encoded by the coding sequence ATGGACATACCACCGATCCGGCGCCGAGCCTGGATAGCCACCAGCCCCGCCAACGCCTACGACCTCGTCGCCGACGTCTCCCGCATGGCCGAGTGGAGCCCGAACGTCGTCAAGGTCGCCTACGCGGACAACGTCGGCCCCCGCGTCGGCGCGGTGTTCACCGGGGTCAACAAGGTCGGTGATCGCGTCTGGGAGTCGACCTCGCGCGTGCTCACCGCGGAGCCGGGCAAGGAGTTCTCCTGGGAGGTCGGCGACGGAGTCGTGCGCTGGACCTATTCCTTCCACGCCAACACGGTCGTCACGGTCGACTGGCAGGTGCTGAAGCTGTTGCCCGCCTTCGGCTCCACGGAGGAGGAGCTGCGCAGGTTCCGCCGCTTCACCGCCAAGGGCATCGAGGACACCCTGATCGCACTCGCGGAGGCGCAATGCACACGATGA
- a CDS encoding AfsR/SARP family transcriptional regulator produces the protein MEFLVLGPMEVRARGQVVEPGGPRQRAVLAALLMRANALATPEFLVDAAWVSPPATPESNLRSYVSGLRRRLGDDGARLITRPGGYLLRVDAGELDLARFDRLVERAREADGRTAADLLGQALALWRGRPLEGLAAGPALVAELARLEERHHAVVDDYVRVRFELGEHAEVVGELRRLTAIHPLRERLWEHLMGALHRSGRRADALAAFHEVRALLERELNVSPGPRLRQLHAEIAGARYRPGRGPLRQLPSEADHLTGREAELRDVIGLLAAERDRLAVVTVSGPPGVGKSAFAVAAAHRLASRYPDGQLFVDLSGGTAHPLDPGEVLARFLRDLGVPGVDVPPATAERAALFRDRISDRRVLVVLDNAAGDAQVRPLLPGSPRCGVVITSRRRLTGLDASLRVQLDPLDPADALRLLGDIADAAHLDPPAARRIVSSCGHLPLAIRIIGTKLRTRPHLDVATLAARLEDERHRLDELVAGDREVRAGFLVSYERLSPDQRRAFRLLALLPGPDFPGWAAAAALDVDGRTAERLLDDLVEANLVEAGSRYRFHDLIRLLAEERAAAETTAAERKAVFDRIFDAYLHVARGADVALPFGGLHRLALPRPATEIEALAEHAARNAPRWFDEELHCLLRAVELASEQGRHLTTCRLSATLAAYLELRGRWDELVTVAKLSVAAANELGSDYWSAYAYFGLGLAARERHDLEPARRYFAQCLSVLPGADDPRLEMVTSLAVAVGLRFVGCYADSERSLHACLDRLSTMDEPNWVAYARRELGILHRYRGDWARAEELLRAAVDEFALLGDDRWEAASLRELGVVKRELGDHETALRLVGTAREIFHSLGEVRREAMAWRSLAHTHLRLGDTTAARTCCDRSRELYARTLDTHGAACTEVLYGELHASRAEGIRHIQRALSTFQALGDPRWTGKARLGLAALLAATGRADEAAAVRAEAHVALSTIGAVEARQNSNTA, from the coding sequence GTGGAGTTCCTGGTCCTGGGGCCGATGGAAGTCCGCGCGAGGGGGCAGGTCGTCGAGCCGGGAGGGCCGCGCCAGCGCGCGGTGCTGGCGGCCCTGCTGATGCGCGCGAACGCGCTCGCGACGCCCGAGTTCCTCGTCGACGCGGCGTGGGTGTCCCCACCGGCGACCCCGGAGTCGAACCTGCGCTCCTACGTGTCGGGGCTGCGGCGTCGGCTCGGTGACGACGGCGCGCGGCTGATCACCCGCCCGGGTGGCTACCTGCTGCGCGTGGACGCGGGCGAACTGGACCTGGCGCGCTTCGACCGGCTGGTCGAGCGGGCGCGGGAGGCGGACGGCCGGACCGCCGCCGACCTGCTGGGCCAGGCGCTCGCCCTGTGGCGCGGACGACCGCTGGAGGGCCTGGCCGCCGGGCCGGCGCTGGTCGCCGAGCTGGCCCGGCTGGAGGAGCGGCACCACGCGGTCGTCGACGACTACGTGCGGGTGCGCTTCGAGCTGGGGGAGCACGCCGAGGTCGTCGGGGAGCTGCGGCGGCTCACCGCGATCCACCCGCTGCGCGAGCGGCTGTGGGAGCACTTGATGGGCGCGTTGCACCGATCCGGTCGCCGCGCCGACGCGCTGGCCGCCTTCCACGAGGTCCGCGCCTTGCTGGAGCGCGAGCTGAACGTGTCGCCGGGCCCGCGCCTGCGGCAGCTGCACGCCGAGATCGCCGGTGCCCGGTATCGGCCCGGTCGAGGTCCCCTGCGCCAGCTCCCGTCCGAGGCCGATCACCTGACCGGGCGGGAGGCGGAGCTGCGGGACGTCATCGGGCTGCTCGCCGCCGAGCGGGACCGGCTGGCCGTGGTGACCGTCTCCGGGCCGCCCGGCGTCGGCAAGAGCGCGTTCGCCGTGGCCGCCGCGCACCGGCTGGCGAGCCGCTACCCGGACGGGCAGCTGTTCGTGGACCTCTCCGGGGGCACCGCGCACCCGCTCGATCCCGGTGAGGTCCTGGCGAGGTTCCTGCGCGACCTCGGCGTCCCCGGGGTCGACGTCCCGCCGGCGACGGCCGAGCGCGCGGCGCTGTTCCGCGACCGGATCTCCGACAGGCGCGTCCTGGTGGTGCTGGACAACGCGGCGGGTGACGCCCAGGTGCGGCCGTTGCTGCCGGGCAGCCCCCGGTGCGGCGTGGTCATCACGTCCCGGCGGCGGCTGACCGGGCTGGACGCCAGCCTGCGCGTCCAGCTCGACCCGCTCGACCCCGCCGACGCGCTGCGGCTGCTGGGCGACATCGCCGACGCCGCGCACCTCGATCCCCCGGCGGCACGGCGGATCGTCAGCTCGTGCGGGCACCTGCCGCTGGCGATCCGGATCATCGGCACCAAGCTGCGCACCCGGCCGCACCTGGACGTGGCCACGCTCGCGGCGCGGCTGGAGGACGAGCGGCACCGGCTCGACGAGCTGGTGGCGGGGGACCGGGAGGTGCGGGCCGGGTTCCTGGTCAGCTACGAGCGGCTCAGCCCCGACCAGCGCCGCGCCTTCCGCCTGCTCGCCCTGCTCCCCGGCCCCGACTTCCCCGGCTGGGCCGCCGCGGCCGCGCTCGACGTGGACGGGCGCACCGCGGAGCGGCTGCTGGACGACCTGGTCGAGGCCAACCTCGTCGAGGCGGGCTCGCGCTACCGCTTCCACGACCTGATCCGGCTGCTCGCCGAGGAACGCGCGGCCGCGGAAACCACTGCGGCGGAACGGAAAGCGGTGTTCGACCGGATCTTCGACGCCTACCTCCACGTGGCCCGCGGAGCCGACGTCGCGCTCCCGTTCGGCGGACTGCACCGGCTCGCGCTCCCGCGCCCGGCCACCGAGATCGAGGCGTTGGCCGAGCACGCAGCGCGGAACGCGCCGCGGTGGTTCGACGAGGAACTGCACTGCCTCCTCCGCGCCGTGGAACTGGCTTCCGAACAGGGCAGGCACCTCACGACGTGCCGGCTGTCGGCGACGCTCGCGGCCTACCTGGAACTGCGCGGGCGGTGGGACGAGCTCGTCACCGTGGCCAAGCTCAGCGTCGCCGCCGCCAACGAGCTGGGCAGCGACTACTGGTCGGCGTACGCCTATTTCGGCCTCGGGCTCGCCGCGCGGGAGCGGCACGACCTCGAACCCGCGCGGCGGTACTTCGCGCAGTGCCTCTCCGTGCTCCCGGGAGCCGACGACCCCCGGCTGGAGATGGTGACGTCCTTGGCCGTCGCGGTGGGCCTGCGGTTCGTCGGGTGCTACGCGGACTCGGAGCGGAGCCTGCACGCGTGCCTCGACCGTTTGTCCACAATGGACGAACCGAACTGGGTGGCCTACGCGCGGCGGGAACTCGGCATCCTGCACCGCTACCGGGGCGACTGGGCTCGGGCCGAGGAGCTCCTGCGCGCCGCCGTCGACGAGTTCGCGTTGCTCGGCGACGACCGCTGGGAGGCGGCGAGCCTGCGCGAGCTCGGTGTGGTGAAGCGGGAACTCGGCGACCACGAGACCGCGCTGCGGCTGGTCGGCACCGCTCGGGAGATCTTCCACTCGCTCGGCGAGGTGCGCAGGGAGGCGATGGCGTGGCGCAGCCTCGCCCACACCCACCTCCGGCTCGGTGACACCACCGCCGCGCGCACGTGCTGCGACCGCAGCCGGGAGCTGTACGCCCGCACCCTCGACACCCACGGCGCCGCGTGCACGGAAGTCCTGTACGGGGAACTCCACGCCTCGCGCGCCGAAGGGATCCGCCACATCCAGCGCGCGTTGTCCACCTTCCAGGCGCTGGGCGATCCGCGGTGGACCGGCAAGGCGCGGCTCGGCCTCGCCGCACTGCTCGCCGCGACCGGGCGCGCCGACGAGGCCGCGGCGGTCCGCGCGGAGGCACACGTCGCGCTCAGCACCATCGGGGCGGTCGAAGCGCGGCAGAACAGCAATACCGCGTAG